In one window of bacterium DNA:
- a CDS encoding (Fe-S)-binding protein, which yields MEIKNIVFLIVLIAAFGIFGYTARKVFGYLKLGKAENRFDHWDKRISNVLAIAFGQSKILRDPVQGPIHAGIFWGFVILLMAVLESIGEGLIPGFSFSFLGPLYNIIALFSDVIALVVLAAVLFALFRRHVAGPKRLRELDKPSQMDATFILITIALIMISMLVQNGTRIALGEGAQYAGAWRPISAGMAVWFSPGSGTETLFEISWWVHIVLVLGFLNFLPYSKHFHVITSIPNVFFSNHGIHPEGDGALKPLDLEDENAEKFGSSDIEDLTWKQLFDSYTCTHCGRCTSVCPANITGKLLSPKKIIVDTRARFEEKAPLMSNGAGDAPALQKQLLHDFITPQELWACTTCRACVQECPVMIEHVDEIVDMRRYLALTEGEFPEQLQVLFRNLENNAAPWQFSPEDRAAWADGLEIPQLSDLGSAEEIDYLFWVGCAGSFDARYKKVSVALAHIMKQAGLRFAILGKEEKCNGDAARRAGNEYLAQMLMVDNIEKLNFYKVKHIVTACPHCFHSLKNEFPQFGGNYSVIHHSDLINRLIDQGYIHLESDVRQSVTFHDSCYLGRYNDIYDEPRSSLLQVPGLELAEMERSRDKGFCCGAGGAQMFMEETEGKRVNIERTEEALATGAGTIASACPFCMTMMTDGVKEKGKQEEVEVKDIAELVYEAMRK from the coding sequence ATGGAAATCAAGAACATCGTATTTCTTATCGTTCTCATTGCCGCTTTCGGCATTTTCGGCTACACCGCCCGGAAGGTGTTCGGCTATCTCAAACTGGGAAAAGCGGAAAACCGCTTCGACCACTGGGACAAACGCATCAGCAACGTGCTGGCCATCGCCTTCGGGCAGAGCAAGATTCTGCGCGATCCCGTCCAGGGTCCGATCCATGCCGGCATTTTCTGGGGCTTTGTCATCCTGCTGATGGCGGTGCTGGAGAGCATCGGGGAAGGACTCATCCCCGGCTTCTCATTCTCCTTCCTCGGTCCCCTCTACAACATTATCGCGCTGTTTTCGGATGTGATCGCGTTGGTCGTTCTCGCGGCCGTGCTTTTCGCACTGTTCCGCAGGCATGTGGCGGGACCGAAGCGTCTGCGTGAGCTCGACAAGCCGTCACAGATGGACGCCACGTTCATCCTGATCACCATTGCGCTGATCATGATATCGATGCTGGTGCAGAACGGCACGCGCATTGCGCTCGGTGAAGGCGCGCAGTACGCCGGTGCCTGGCGTCCCATCAGCGCCGGCATGGCCGTCTGGTTCTCTCCCGGCAGCGGGACGGAAACGCTGTTCGAGATTTCCTGGTGGGTGCATATCGTGCTTGTGCTGGGCTTCCTGAATTTCCTGCCCTACTCCAAGCACTTCCATGTCATCACCTCCATTCCCAACGTGTTCTTCAGCAACCACGGCATCCACCCCGAAGGCGACGGTGCGCTGAAGCCGCTGGACCTCGAAGACGAAAACGCGGAGAAGTTCGGTTCCTCCGACATCGAGGATCTGACCTGGAAGCAGCTGTTCGACAGCTACACCTGCACGCACTGCGGGCGCTGCACCTCGGTATGTCCCGCAAACATCACCGGCAAACTGCTTTCCCCGAAAAAAATCATCGTCGACACCCGCGCGCGTTTCGAAGAAAAAGCACCGCTGATGAGCAATGGCGCAGGCGATGCTCCCGCGCTGCAGAAGCAGCTGCTGCATGACTTCATCACGCCGCAGGAGCTGTGGGCCTGCACCACCTGCCGCGCCTGCGTGCAGGAATGTCCCGTGATGATCGAGCATGTCGATGAAATCGTGGACATGCGCCGCTACCTCGCGCTCACCGAAGGGGAATTTCCCGAGCAGTTGCAGGTGCTGTTCCGCAACCTCGAAAACAATGCCGCGCCGTGGCAGTTCTCGCCGGAAGATCGCGCCGCCTGGGCCGACGGACTCGAGATCCCGCAGCTGTCCGATCTCGGCAGTGCCGAAGAAATTGATTATCTGTTCTGGGTGGGCTGCGCGGGCAGTTTCGATGCGCGCTACAAGAAAGTCAGCGTCGCGCTAGCGCATATCATGAAGCAGGCGGGACTCCGTTTTGCCATCCTGGGCAAGGAAGAAAAGTGCAACGGCGACGCCGCCCGCCGCGCCGGCAACGAGTACCTCGCACAGATGCTGATGGTCGACAACATCGAGAAACTGAATTTTTACAAGGTCAAGCATATTGTCACCGCCTGTCCCCACTGCTTCCATTCGCTGAAGAATGAGTTCCCGCAGTTCGGCGGCAACTACTCGGTCATCCATCACTCGGATCTGATCAATCGGCTTATCGACCAGGGATACATTCATCTCGAGAGTGATGTGCGGCAGAGCGTGACCTTCCACGACAGCTGTTATCTCGGACGCTACAACGACATTTACGACGAACCACGCTCCTCCCTCCTCCAGGTTCCCGGACTGGAACTGGCGGAGATGGAGCGCAGCCGCGACAAAGGCTTCTGCTGCGGTGCCGGCGGAGCCCAGATGTTCATGGAGGAAACCGAAGGCAAACGCGTCAATATCGAAAGGACGGAAGAAGCTCTCGCGACCGGAGCGGGCACCATCGCTTCCGCCTGTCCTTTCTGCATGACCATGATGACTGACGGGGTGAAGGAGAAAGGAAAACAAGAGGAAGTGGAAGTCAAGGACATCGCAGAACTCGTATACGAGGCAATGAGGAAATGA
- the frr gene encoding ribosome recycling factor, translated as MMKDILKDASTRMDHSIEHLRSELSKIRTGKATTALLDGVRVDYYGSLTPLTQVANVSVLDPHTLSIQPWDKGQLGIIEKAILTADLGLNPSNNGNSIMVPIPPLNEERRRELVKMIKRFGEDAKIALRNVRRDANDHLKKAEKEDHVSEDDRIKAEKDVQELTDKHVENVDELLKIKEEEIMEV; from the coding sequence ATGATGAAGGACATTCTCAAGGATGCCTCCACGCGCATGGATCACTCCATCGAACACCTGCGCTCGGAGCTGAGCAAGATCCGCACCGGAAAGGCCACCACCGCACTGCTCGATGGTGTCCGCGTCGACTACTACGGCTCACTGACGCCGCTTACGCAGGTGGCCAATGTGTCCGTTCTCGATCCCCATACTCTGAGCATACAGCCGTGGGACAAAGGTCAGCTCGGCATTATCGAAAAAGCCATCCTCACGGCGGATCTCGGGCTTAACCCGAGCAATAACGGCAACTCCATCATGGTGCCCATTCCCCCGCTCAATGAAGAGCGCCGCCGCGAACTGGTGAAAATGATCAAGCGCTTCGGCGAGGACGCCAAGATCGCCCTCCGCAACGTGCGCCGCGATGCCAACGACCACCTCAAGAAAGCAGAGAAGGAAGACCACGTCTCCGAGGACGATCGTATCAAGGCGGAGAAGGATGTGCAGGAGCTTACCGACAAACATGTCGAAAACGTCGACGAGCTTCTCAAGATCAAGGAAGAAGAAATCATGGAAGTCTGA
- the pyrH gene encoding UMP kinase: protein MEPRFKRILLKLSGEALMGDREFGIDPDSLQSYADEILSVIDLGVEVGIVLGGGNIYRGVSNAAEGIHKASGDQMGMLATMINSLALQNILESKGVHTRLASAIEMNQIAEPYIRRRAIRHLEKRRVVIMGAGTGHPYFTTDTAAALRAVEIEADVILKGTRVNGVYDSDPEKNPDAFRFPEISYIDVLRRDLRVMDLTAITLCRENKLPIIVFNINTKGNLRRLLLGEDVGTLVSDSVESHTTQSE, encoded by the coding sequence ATGGAACCCAGGTTCAAGCGCATTCTTCTCAAACTCAGCGGCGAAGCCCTCATGGGCGACCGGGAATTCGGCATCGATCCGGATTCGCTGCAGAGTTATGCCGATGAAATTCTGTCCGTCATCGATCTCGGCGTGGAAGTGGGCATTGTGCTCGGGGGAGGAAACATTTACCGCGGCGTCTCCAACGCCGCCGAAGGCATCCATAAGGCGTCCGGCGATCAGATGGGCATGCTTGCCACGATGATCAACTCGCTCGCCCTGCAGAACATCCTCGAGTCGAAAGGTGTGCACACGCGCCTGGCCAGCGCCATCGAAATGAATCAGATCGCAGAACCGTATATCCGCCGCCGTGCCATCCGGCATCTCGAGAAACGCCGCGTGGTTATCATGGGTGCGGGTACGGGACACCCGTATTTCACCACCGATACCGCCGCCGCCCTGCGCGCGGTGGAGATCGAAGCGGACGTCATTCTCAAGGGCACGCGCGTCAACGGTGTGTACGACAGCGACCCGGAGAAGAATCCCGACGCCTTCCGCTTCCCTGAAATCAGCTACATCGATGTGCTGCGCAGAGATCTGCGGGTGATGGATCTGACCGCGATAACATTGTGTCGTGAGAATAAACTTCCTATTATTGTCTTCAACATAAACACGAAGGGCAATCTCCGGCGCCTGCTCCTTGGCGAGGATGTCGGAACGCTCGTGTCTGATTCCGTCGAATCGCATACTACCCAATCTGAATAA
- the tsf gene encoding translation elongation factor Ts, giving the protein MEITASMVKELRDKTGAGMMDCKKALNENDGDMQAAIEYLRKKGAATAEKRADRSADEGVVLASIENGNGVIVEVNCETDFVARSDDFLAFANRALDLVKANAPKDVDALMEMEIDGLKLSDVLQETIGKIGEKIEVRRFATFSSDDTLIEYIHPGAKLGVMMEITGGSGDEVQKLGRDIAMQVAAMNPVAIDRDAVPQDVKDKELEIYRQQAIEQGKPENMIDRISEGRLNKYFQEYTLLEQTFLRDTTKTVKEQIAEVGKSIDADLKVARFERFQVGG; this is encoded by the coding sequence ATGGAAATCACTGCCTCCATGGTGAAAGAGCTCCGTGACAAGACGGGCGCCGGGATGATGGACTGTAAGAAGGCGCTCAACGAGAACGACGGAGACATGCAAGCTGCTATCGAGTACCTGCGCAAGAAGGGCGCGGCCACTGCCGAGAAGCGCGCCGACCGCAGCGCTGACGAAGGTGTGGTGCTCGCAAGCATCGAGAACGGCAACGGCGTTATCGTCGAAGTCAACTGCGAAACCGATTTCGTGGCACGCAGCGACGACTTCCTCGCGTTCGCCAATCGTGCACTCGACCTCGTCAAGGCCAACGCGCCGAAGGACGTTGATGCGCTGATGGAAATGGAGATCGACGGACTCAAGCTCTCGGACGTGCTGCAGGAAACCATCGGGAAGATCGGTGAGAAAATCGAAGTGCGCCGCTTCGCGACCTTCAGCTCCGATGACACGCTGATCGAATACATCCACCCCGGTGCAAAGCTCGGCGTGATGATGGAAATCACCGGCGGCAGCGGTGACGAAGTACAGAAGCTGGGCAGGGACATCGCCATGCAGGTTGCCGCGATGAACCCGGTTGCCATTGACCGCGACGCCGTTCCGCAGGATGTCAAAGACAAGGAACTGGAGATCTACCGTCAGCAGGCCATCGAACAGGGCAAGCCCGAGAATATGATCGATCGTATCTCCGAGGGTCGCCTCAACAAGTATTTCCAGGAATACACACTGCTCGAGCAGACCTTCCTGCGTGATACCACCAAGACCGTGAAAGAGCAGATCGCTGAAGTCGGCAAGAGTATTGACGCCGATCTCAAGGTCGCCCGCTTCGAACGTTTTCAGGTCGGCGGTTGA
- the rpsB gene encoding 30S ribosomal protein S2, giving the protein MPKVKLEDLLAAGTHFGHLTRRWNPKMKPYIFMERNGIHIIDLKKTQEELEKACDAVADVIADGKRVLFVGTKKQAKDIIRQAAVESGQNYVVERWLGGMLTNFTTIRKSIKRLTNIEKMESDGTFEQITKKERLMLTREKDRLNKILSGIVDMNRLPGALFVVDIKKEHIAVKEARNLGIPVIAIVDTNCDPDVIDQVIPGNDDSARTIELMIKALVEAMEEGRQRGRVAKAEQEAEEERVAKETEKSEETE; this is encoded by the coding sequence ATGCCTAAGGTAAAACTCGAAGATCTGCTCGCGGCAGGGACCCACTTTGGTCACCTGACCCGCCGTTGGAATCCGAAGATGAAACCGTACATCTTCATGGAACGCAACGGTATTCATATCATCGATCTCAAGAAGACACAGGAAGAACTCGAGAAGGCCTGCGACGCAGTCGCAGACGTGATCGCAGACGGCAAGCGCGTGCTCTTCGTCGGCACCAAGAAGCAGGCGAAAGACATCATTCGCCAGGCCGCCGTCGAGAGCGGTCAGAACTACGTTGTTGAACGCTGGCTGGGCGGCATGCTCACCAACTTCACGACCATCCGCAAGAGCATCAAGCGCCTCACCAACATCGAAAAGATGGAGAGCGACGGTACCTTCGAACAGATCACGAAGAAGGAACGTCTCATGCTCACGCGTGAGAAAGACCGTCTCAACAAGATTCTCAGCGGTATTGTCGACATGAACCGCCTCCCGGGCGCACTGTTCGTCGTCGATATCAAGAAGGAGCACATCGCGGTCAAGGAAGCCCGTAACCTGGGTATCCCTGTGATCGCGATCGTTGATACCAACTGCGATCCGGATGTGATCGATCAGGTTATCCCGGGCAACGACGATTCCGCCCGCACCATCGAACTGATGATCAAAGCCCTGGTGGAAGCCATGGAAGAAGGACGTCAGCGAGGGCGCGTGGCCAAGGCCGAACAGGAGGCCGAAGAGGAACGGGTTGCCAAGGAAACAGAGAAGTCAGAAGAAACCGAATAA